TTTCCGGCGATGTGTACGTCACCCTGGGGATGATTAACTTGCTTGCGTTTTTCTTTCCAAACGGGCCTATCGCAAACAAAGCATTTTGAATAACGGTTCGGGCCTGGAAATCTGCGGCATGGGTGAATTTTGTCTTCGAGCAAACGTCTCCTGCTGCGAAGACGTTCGGGTTCGTCGTTTGCAAATGATGATCAACGGTGACACCCTGTGAGGTCGCCTCGATACCTGCTGCTTCTAAATTGAGATGTTCAATGTTTGGCGCGCGTCCAGTCGCGACAAGAAGTTGATCGACGGTCGTCGGCCCGCGACTTTCTTTTGTCAAAATTTCAATGCCTTGTTCGACACGTCCCACCCGAAGATCCTTGCATCCCAGGCAAAGTTGAACTCCCTCTCTTTCGAACTGTGTTTTCAGCAGGTCTGATGCGTCGGGATCTTCGTGCGAAAGCAACCGCTCGCTACGGTCAAAAAGAGCGACGGTGCTTCCCAGCCGGGCAAAGGTTTGCGCCATTTCGCAGCCGATCGGCCCCGCCCCAATAATGCCGAGCCGGTCTGGCAGCTCGGTCAGCGAGAAGAGGGTTTCATTGGTCAGGAAGTCGACTTGATTGAGGTTTTCGATGTCAGGAGCCTTCGCGCGAGCGCCGGTCGCGATGACGGCCTTTTTGAAACTCAATCGACCATTGGTTCCGGTTTCTGATCGAATCTCCAATGTTTGGCGATCGACAAAAGCTGCAGCTCCGAAATACACATCTACGCCAAGATCTGAAAATCGCTTGGCCGAATCGTGGGGGCTAATCTCGGCACGTAAACGTCGCATCCGTCGCATGACTTCTGCAAACCCGACATCCGTGTCTTTTACGTGGATACCAAATCTGTCGGCTTGGTGGATAGTGGCTGCGACACGGGCCGATCGAATCATTGCTTTTGATGGGACGCAGCCGACATTCAGGCAATCGCCACCCATCAATGACTTTTCGATCAATGCCACGCGAGCACCCAAGCCTGCTGCACCGGCCGCGGTGACAAGACCTGCCGTGCCCGCACCGATGACCACTAGCTGGTAGGGCAGGTCAGGTGTTGGGTTTTTCCAGTCCGCCGGATGAACGTTGTCGCGTAGTTGCTGATCAAAGTGGTCAATCAGAGGCATCGTGATCGCTTCACCGTCAGTGCCAGAACGGTCACTCATGATGTCTTCTCCTGGGTCGGCCCATTTAGTGATGCTTGCGATCGATGTTGGCGGATTCGTTTGGTAACCCAGCGTCCGACCACAGGGAACAAGCCAAGCACAGCGAAGGCGACAAAGATCCGACTCAGTTGCTGGGAACTGAAAGCCGCTGCGGCTCCCTCGTCAGCCAGCTTTTGTAAGTCAGGGACGCTCCAACCGGCGTAGACATAAACGATCGTCCCAGGAAGCATTCCGAGTTGACTGACCCACCAAAACGTTCGGGTGCGAATCGGCGTTAATCCCATCACCGCGTTGATGACAAAGAATGGAACCGCTGGGATCAGGCGAAGCGAGAAAAGGTAGAACGGCCCTTCGCGTTCAAGAGACTCGTTGAAGGATTTTAACCGCTCGCCGAATCGTTCTTCGACACTTTGCCGAAACAGGTATCGGCTTAAACTAAAAGCGATTGTTGCGCCAGCGGTGGAGGCAAAGCTGACGAGGACAATGCTTTCGAGTAATTCAAAATACCAGCCGATCGCCAGTGTCATCAGGGCCGCGCCGGGAAGCGAAAGTCCGGTCGCGATCACATAGGCCACAAAGGTGATCGCATAGACGCCAAAAGGATGTTGCGTCTGAAAGGATCGCAATTGGCTTTCTCGTTCGGCTAAACTGGTCAAGTTGACTTGGTCACCAAAAGCTACCCAAATAACAATGACCGCGACTACCAAGCCAATCGCGACGAAGAATTTCATTCGATCGGTTGACTTGTTACTCAATTCGGCTCTCAGTTGTTTCGGCGGTCAAAGCGGTTCTGGCGAGCAGAACCGCTGTTTCATCCTGTTGAATGACCAATTCAATATTTCACCTGCCAGCCAAGCATTGTCATCGACTGGCAAGATACGACGATAAGTTCACGATACCAATGTTATTCGCCCGAAAGTACAGCACTTCCATGGATCATTTTTCGACGCTGGTAAAGAAATTCGGCTCTGTGATCGTTGCCGGTTGCACGTTTTTGCTTTTCGGGATTTCAGCATGTGTGGGAAAAGCCGAGGCGAGTAGTCCACCGAATATCGTCGTCATTTTTATTGACGACATGGGTTTTGCGGACCCGAGTTGTTTCGGTAACCCGCAAATGAAGACTCCCAATATCGATCGCTTAGCGCAGGAAGGAACCAAGTTCACGAACTTTTATGTGAACTCGCCAATTTGTTCGGCTTCACGTGTGGCGTTGACAACGGGCATGTATCCGCAGCGATATCGGATTCATTCGTTTCTTGCCGCACGTGCGGCCAATCGACGTCGGTTGATGCCCGATTGGTTGGACCCGAACGTGACAACCTTGGCAAAACTGCTGCAGCAAAAGGGATACGCGACGGCGCACTTCGGTAAGTGGCACATGGGTGGCGGTCGAGACGTCGATGACGCACCGCTGCCACAAGCTTATGGATTCGACGAATCTTTGGTTTCGTTTGAAGGTTTAGGTGATCGAATTCTCTGGACCAAGACGGGGAATCAACGTCTTAGTTGGAAGCACGGGCGTGGCCAAATTCTGGACTTGCCTAAGCACAAAACCACGGAGACGTATGTTGATCACGCCATCGATTTTATCGAGCAACATCATGACTCCCCGTTCTACGTGCGAGTCTTTCCCAACGATGTGCATGACACGCACATGCCATCCGATGAGCAGCGGGCAAAGTGGGTTAACAAGTCAGCGAATCCACCCGACGTGGAATTCTTCGCCGTGCTGGATGAAATGGATCGTCAGATCGGTCGGCTGTTGGATACGATCGACCGACTGGAGTTACAGCATGAAACGCTTGTGCTTTTTACCAGCGACAACGGTCCGACCGACTGGCCGCGATACTACGAAGCGGGACATCAACCACCCGGGTTCACTGGGCCTCTGTTTGGACGAAAATGGAGCCTCTATGAAGGCGGGATCCGAATGCCGTTTATCGCTCGATGGAACGGTCATATCCAGGCAGGTAGGACGGATGATTCGACGACAATGGCCGCGATCGATTTATTGCCAACGGTCGCTTCCATCGTGGATGTCCAGTCGGATGTCCAATTCGATGGAATCGACATGTCGAAGGCATTCTTTGGAGAACCGATCCAACGCGAGTCCCCAATCTTTTGGGAATACGGAGTCCATGGAAGCATTCTTCCGGGGAATGAAAAACATGTTAGTCCCGATCTAGCCATGCGAGATGGCCCCTGGAAGCTGCTGATGAACGTCGACGGTTCAGAGGGCAAGTTGTTCAATTTGAAGGCCGACATGGGTGAAACCACCAACGTGATTGACCAACATCCCGACGTCGCCGCAGAGATGCGGCAAAAGTTGAACGATTGGTGGGGCGAGATGGCTGCGTATTACCCCAGCCAGGCAAAGCCAAATTAGCAGGCCCCCAACCCAGCAGGCCCTAACCCCGCAGGAACTGCCAAGTCGTAGAGTCACACTGACCCAAGGTGACTGCCCTGTTCGCGGTTAGGATAAACAGTCAAATCGCAGTTTTTCATCTCGTTCGAAGTGAAATGGGCTAACTTCCTAATGAAGCATGACTGATTGAAAGGAGCCCAATTTTGCGAAGCGACCTAACTGTTGCCTTTAATGCCCGTCAATCAGCTCGCTTTCACACGACGATTGTTTTGTAGGGTTACCGCGCCGTTCTACGTGCGGATACCTAAGAAGTCAGTTTTCAAGGCTGTTTGCCCCGACAGCTCAACAACGTCACTCGCAGCGGTAGGGGCATAGATGAATCAATACGCGAAAGACATCTGCACTCAGTGCATATTTCAGTCGCTCACTGAGTTGCTTGAGTACTATTCTGAAGCCGAAGTGACAGTTCAGTCGACCAGCTGCGATAGCCTTGCAGCGGTGTTCAATGAGACGATCGAATGTCCGACGATAGGATGTGAAACGATCGCATCAATGACTCGTCTGGATGGAACCCGATTCTCTGGCTCACTCACGTTGACATCGCATGCGTGCGTGATTGCTAAATTGTGCCGACAAGAATTGCAATTCGCACCGGACTGGATTGGCGAACTTGGCAATCAAATCCTGGGCCGATTCAAGAATAACCTGCTCGACTATGGCGTCGACACTCACCTGGGAATCCCGCTAACGTCACGCGGTATCCTTCTCAATAACGTGACCTGTCCCGGTGACCAGCTTGAACTGAAAGCGTCCACCAATGTTGGAAATGTGTGGGTGACGTTTGCTCTGCAGGTCGCTCAGGAAGAAAGCCGCTGGCGAAAGCTTCCACAATCTGCCGCCGCTACAGCGGGAAGTTTGCAGCTCTTCTAAAAGAACTGATCAACCAACCAATTTGGTTTGGCCATCGAATCAGTCTCGGGCCTTGATCCTCTGGGGCTGTGATCCTCTAGGGCTGTGATCCTCTAGGGCTGTGATCCTCTAGGGCTGTGATCCTCTAGGGCTGTGATCCTCTAGGGCTGTGATCCTCTAGGGCTGTGATCCTCTAGGGCTGTGATCCTCTAGGGCTGTGATCCTCTAGGGCTGGCATCTCGCACAGCCTGCTCCGGCAGCAAGCAGTGAGTCGTGCTCCCTGACGATGTCGCCCCCTGACGATGACATTGACGCGTGCTAAAAATAGCGTTGCAAAGCCATTCGATGTCAACGCTCAGTCCAAATTCTCATGACCGATCCAAATTCCTCCAGCAGTGACCTTCCTTACGATTCTTTCATTCTTGTCTCGTTCGGTGGTCCCGAGGGCCCCGATGACGTCATGCCGTTTTTGGAAAACGTGCTGAGAGGGAAAAACGTTCCTCACGAACGGATGCTGGAAGTTGCCGAGCACTACAAGGGTTTTGGTGGTGTCAGCCCCATCAATGACCAGAACCGCGAATTGCTCGCAGCGATCGAAAAGGAATTTTCGGAGCACGGAATCGACTTGCCGATCTATTGGGGAAACCGAAATTGGCATCCACTGCTTCCCGATACTTTGCGGCAAATGAAGGCGGATGGTCGAAAGCGCTCGATCGCATTCTTCACCAGCATGTTCAGCAGCTACAGCGGCTGTCGCCAATATCGCGAAAACATCGCCGACGCACAGGACGAGGTTGGTGAAGGCGCGCCAATTGTTGAAAAGGTACGAATGGGGTTCAATCACCCAGGCTTCATCGATTCAATGGTGGACGGTGTTCAAAAGTCAGTTCAACAACTGGGGACGCAGCCTTCGCAAACCAAGGTGATGTTCACCGCACATAGCATTCCTATGTCGATGGCTGACAATTGTGACTACGTCAAACAGCTTGAAGAAGCATGCCGCATTGTTGCTGAGAAGGCTGGAACGCCGGATTGGAAACTGGTCTACCAAAGTCGCAGTGGCCCACCACAACAGCCTTGGTTGGAACCGGACGTCTGCGACGAAATCGAGGCTCTCGATTCTGAGCAAAAGATCGAAAACTTAGTGATCGTGCCGATCGGTTTTATCAGCGATCATATGGAAGTGCTTTACGATCTGGATGACGAAGCGGCAAAGCTATGCCAAGATCGTGGGATCGCGATGAGCCGCGCTGCGACTGCCGGAGTTCACCCAAGTTTCGTTTCGATGATTCGACAGCTTGTCCAAGAAAGGATCGAAGGGAGCACTGAAAAGGCTTCATTAGGATCGCTCGGCCCGTGGCACGATGTTTGTCCCAAAGACTGCTGCACCTACACGCCCCGGCGTCCCCAACGCCCCTAGTTTGCAGGGACCCTAGTTTGCAGGGACCCTGGCATACAGCGACCTTGACTCAGATGCTGGTTCTCAGCAAGTCTGCCAACCGTTCAACCTGAGCGAGGTCGTTGTAGGCCTGCATTGACACTCGCAAAATCGGAGTGTCGTTGGGGCCCATGAACGTTGGGACTTCGATCCGATGTTTGTCGAAGAGATGTTTCTGAAAGGTGGCCAAGTCGCTCGATGAGCTAAACTTGTCTTTCGCTAGGGTCACCGCAGCCATCGATCCGACCATCGGTTCGGGAGTGGCCGCTTCTGCGCCGAGTGCGTCATTCATGATCTTTCTGGCCTGGATGGCGCAGTCATGGTTTCGATCCATTAACTGCGGCAGTCCACCTGGGAAAAGCGTGCCCAGGAAATCAAGAGCGGCAGGCACGGCAAGAATCGGTGTCACATCGTATGTTCCTGGCCAATCGAATTCCGCATGGAAACGGCTTCGTCTATCGCTTTGTTTATTGGCGCCGTGGCTGATCACGGTGGGGCGAACTTCTTGATGCAAGGACTTGTCCACATATAAGAACCCCGACGCTTTCGGGGCACAGATCCATTTGTGGTGATTCGCGGTGTAGTAATCTGCACCAAGTTGCCGCAGGTCGATCGGAATCATCCCCGGAGCATGTGCCCCATCGACCAGAATGCGTGTTTTGTTTTCGTGAGCAAGTTCGACCAAGCGTTCCAGTGGAAAGACGATCGCAGTAGGACTTGTGACATGGTCAACAACCAGCAGCCGAGTGCGTTCGGTTAGGACCGCCGCAACGCTTTGGATAACGTCGTCTTCATGCTGCAGTGGGAACGGTATCTGAGCCACTCGCACGACCGCACCAATGGTCTCTGCTGCGAATCGGATCGCATTGTTACATGCGTTGTAACCATGGTTGGTGATCACAATTTCGTCGCCCGGCTGCAGTTTCAGCGACCGAACAACGGCGTTGACTCCATCAGTTGCGTTTCGAACGAAGACCAGGGATTCATCTTCACATCCGACTAGGTCCGACACGACAGCGCGAACGTGATCGAGTTTGGGCTCTAGGTCACGTTCTGGCGCAAGGAACTCAATCGGATCACGTTCGAGCTGTTCAATATAGCCAATACGAGCTTGCAAAACCGTTGTGGGGGTGGCCCCAAAGGACCCATGGTTCAGGTAGTCAATTTCGGGATTCAGTTGCCAGTGTTGTCGCATCGCATTGAAATCAGAGGAGCCATCGAACGTCCATCCTGTAAGACCAATACGCTACGACGATTAAACAATCGAATCAATCTGGCATCACTCAATGTGGGGCTCGCTGCATTAATCGCGATGACTGCGGTCGATATTGGTCCCACCTTGGCAACCTAGTCCCTTGATGAACCAGAGCTCCGCATGCCTTTGGAAGGTGGGCTAAAATCCAGCCTGGAACACCCTTCGACCGCGTTGGTTTTCTCGCGATTGGTGCAGTCGTGATGTCAGAATGGCGAAGGCGCCGGACTTGCCGGTGGTAATTGCCAAGCCAATTCCAAGTGATGCGATACCAGATGCAATCGGCCAGTTCAATCGGTAAAGCCGACCGTTGCGATGACCTTGGTATGACAAAGCCGTGATGCACAGACAGAGATTCAGCAAGGCAACTCCCAGCCATGCTCGCCGTCTTACCCAATATGCGTACGCGACGCAGAGGATCGCCATGGCTAAAACGATCGATGCCATTGCGTAACGACTTGGTAGGCTTGCTTGATATGCCAATGCAAGGCCGCCACAGCTAACCAAGCACGCTCCGACAACACGCAAGGCTTCGGCAAACGCACCTTCGTAGATCGCACCGACGATCAATATGACCACCGTTAGGTAAACGCTACCGAGTATTAGTGCTTCGGTCGTGTACCCAATGCTGCGTCCCGCGATTGCGACCGTGATCGCCATCGATACGCCGTGTAACAACCAGATCCATTCGGGGCGACGTGATCGAAATGCGATTGCGAACCAGCAACCCGCTGCCAAGGCAAACAGGACCCAGCGATCAACGCCAACGGTGATAAGCCACTGGGGGATAGTCGCGACAGCACCCAGTAGTGACAGGGTTAGTGGGACCCCAATGATTGCTCCTCGCAATCCGCGAATGGCGTAGTAGGCATAGAGAGCCGTGACCACAAGGCCCGAGATGCCGATCGCAGAACCGGCGTAAAGCTGCAAGCTGTCCTTGATTGGAAGTTGTGTTTGACCCGAATTGGCACTTCCGCAAACTAGCAGCACTGGTGTCACGTAGAGAGCAAACTGGAGCAGGCCTTTGTAGGAATTGGCCAAGCCCGACTCGACACAGAGAACCAGTGCTGCGGCAGCAATCGGTAGCAGCAGAAATGGTTCAAAGCTTCCCACAGTTCCATAGAAACCGAATGACATCCAGATCGCATGCGACCGGACTCCGGCTAGCACGTACATCACGATAAATGCCGAAAGCGGATAAAGTGGCCATGACCAGGGCGTACCGTTATTTGCAGTCGATCGGTTTGCTTGGCGTATCGCGGGGATCAGCAATAGCATGCTGACTGCGATCCCAATCGAAAACAACACCGCGCCCCAATTGGCAAGCGGGTCGTTTCGTTCGGCGACCGCTCGTCCGAGTATCAGTGGCGCGCCGATCAGGATCAGAAAGTAGGCGTAGTATGCCAAGCGATACCAACGCCTCAGTCGAATGCGGCACGCCAACAAAGTGGACTCTGTAATCGCAGCGACCGCAATGGCTGCCAGTGCGGCAAATAGCGACGCGTTTGCTCGATCCCAAATGCTCAGCTCATCGAAGCTTGTTGTCATCGCGATCAAGCTGATGATCACCACGATAAAAATCGATCTCGCATCATCCCAGACCTTTGCGATCCGAACGACACCGACGCAAACGAGTGCCATCAAGATCCCATAGGCTAGGATTCCGCCTCCCATCATGATCGTTTTTTCAAGAAGGCTTTCGCCGGTTGCGACGAGACTTTGGCAACCATAGATGACCAGCAAGCAGCTAATCAGGTAGAAGGGGTTTTGGTTGTAGAGAAACCGAACGAACGCAGGCTTTGACTTTTGGGTCGGTACCGCTTCCTCCGGTGTGTTTGGCTCCTTTGGTGAACAGTCATGCCTGAGCTGGTTCTCTGGTGGGCTGTTTTCAGGCTGCCCGTGCTCGGATTCACTAACCATCACAACTCCCCGCGAAAAGATGAGTAGACCGATAGCGGCGGCAACATGGTCGCCGATCGAATTTAGGAGTGCGATGATGTTCACCACCCGCGGGAAGCATGCAAAGGTGGACATCAATCTCGCGATCCCGTCTATACGGGACGAGGCGAGGCTAGGTTCATTGAAGTTTTATATGGCCGATCCGTTGAAGTCGCGTGAGGCACAAACATTGACGCGTTGGTCCATGCCGTTGTCAATTTTGATTTGCTGATAGGGGCTGGGTGACCAAAGCTCGGGTAGCAAGTGGTATCGAAAGCCAGCTTCAGACAGAACTGCGAGCAACTCATGCAAGGTCTGCTGCTGATCAGCAAAGCCGTGGTACTCGACAAACAGATTGCGAACCTTGTCAAGTTTTGATGCGGCTTCTTTCAAGACTTCCGTTTCGGCGCCTTCGATATCCAGTTTCAAGAAATCAATCGGTGAGTCTGATTGTTCGATCAGTTCGGAAAGCTGAGCCGAGTTGATCGCTATTGTATTTGTCTGCTTTTGATCTGTTTGCTGACCGGCGTCGTTTTGTAGTAGGTGTCCCGCATCATCGCCTGTGGAACAAAATGATAGTGGTCCGCCCGTCTTGGAAACCGCCGATTGAAGTAGCGTGACATTCGCCGCTCCGTCGCAGTTTTGTTTTAGGGTTTCAAAAATAGCCGGGTCGGGTTCGATCGCCAGAATCTTTGGCGATTCATATCGTGACAGCCAATAACGTACGGCGATACCAATGTTGGCGCCGCAGTCGATAATGACGGGAGATTCATGGCCGCATCGAAAGTCATAAAGCTTTTGCAAAAAGATTGCGTGCCAAGCAGAGTAGGCTGACGCACCGTCGACATAAGTCAGCTCGTGACCAGCGACTCGGACCGTTCCTAGGGTCCAACGCGATCGATGAAGAACGCGATGCATGCGCAAGCTTTCACCGCTAAGCGATTCGCCCGTGCGCAAACGCAGCGCGTTGTAGAGATAGTCGATAAGGAACATGGGTAAGCCCAATCAGCCTCGTTGAGAGCCCCGTGTTTTACGTCGTATCGACCGAAGGAACCCAGCGACGCCTTGCAGTAGTCCCATCACGAAGTGCACAGGATCGCCAACGCCAAACCAATAGCGGGCGCAAAACCGGTCTGCGTCTTCATGCTGCGAAACGTTATTAGGATGGGTCAGTGGGAATTCCATTGTGTGGCGTTTGGGAACGCGAGAGTCTGAACCGGTGGTGTTGGATGCGTCGGACCCGAATCCGATGTTTTGCACCAAGTTGACTTGTGGCGTGATCGTTAGCATTCGGTGCTTCCAGACGGTAAACGTCCAGCGATAGTCCCAAGCCGTAATCTTTCCTTCGCGGCAACGTTGGAATATCGTCTTCCAGTATCGTGTTTCGCCAGGACGAGTTGCGAAACTCTGGATCACGTCATCGTCAGACTTTCCAGTGGGGCATGATAGATTGTGGTCGTAAAGTGTCCAGGCACGACGCCATGTCGCCCATCCCCAGCAATGATTGAATTTTGAAAAGTAGTAACTGCAGTCACCGCGGCGCTGGTTGTTTTGGAAGTTGTCGCCTGTGATAACGGCGATCCGTTCGTCGCTTTCGTAACGTTTGCCGAGTTCTTCGCAAAACGGAAAAAAACTAGCGTCCGCCAAACAATCGTCTTCCAGGATGATCCCAAAGTCGACGTGTTCGAAAAACCAATTGATCGCGGTGTAAACGCCATCTTGGCAGCCAAGGTTTTCATCGCGATAGAGACGGCGGACTTGACAATCCCAGTCGACGTTTTCGGTTACCTTCCGGGTCAATTCACATTGTGCCACGTCGCTAGCGTGATCAGCACGAGGACCATCGGCAGCAATGAACAACTGACTTGGGCGTACCGAACGAATCATCTGAAAAGTTCGATCGGTCGTTTCTGGTCGGTTGAAGACAAGTAGAAGGATCGGAACATCCATCAGTTCATTGGCCCAGGCAAATTACTTTCGCCAAGTCGAGAAAGTTGGCTGTTTGTCATTGGCGGCGGTAAAGCTTGTTGGCGTAGACTCGAGTTTTCCAAATGTGCTCCCAGCGATAACCATGTGTCTGCAGCATTTGGTCGATTCGTTCTTCGTTTGACTGGCGAACCTCGACTAAGATCCAATCGATGTTGGTTTTGGTAAAGTCGATTCCGCTGAGAACTTCAAGTTCGTAGCCTTCGACATCCAATGAGAAAAAGTCGATGTGAGTTAGGTTTGATTCGTCAAGAATACTTTGCAGCGTCCGAGCTGTAACTTTGATTGCCGCTTCTGCTTCAAGGTGTTGCACGTCTCGGCCGGTGTCGACGTGTTCCCGTATGGTGGCTTCGTCGATGACGCCATCATTGACAACGCTCATCAGGCCTGCCTGCTCCAAGACGACGTGGCTGTCTGGGTAGCCATCACGGACCAGGGCAGCATTGAAAACGGCTGAACTACTGCGGTTGCGACGGCAAGCTTCGGCGAGTGACGGACTCGGCTCGATCAGCAGTCCGGTCCAGCCAAGAACTTTTTCAAGATAGTACGTGTTGCTCTGCGAGATGCCATTGTTGGCACCCGCTTCGATGAATGTCCCGTTTCGCTTTCGGTCGAAAATGTCGATCAGCCGGATGTCTAGGTAATCCAGGGCAACCGAGTTGATCGCCCTCAGCCCTAGGCGGTGGCATAGCGGCATCGCGATCTTTTCGTAAACAGGACGCAGTATCGAGACGACACGCTGACGAAAGGTTCTTTTAGCCACGGCGAAGTGCCCGATGGATCGACGTCAGTGGACAAAGGAAAAATGATCGGACAAGCATCATGGCGAGGGGGCGTCCTTTCGGGGTCAAGCAGATGCCCAGGGAAGAAATCGCATAGCCGATAACGGTTGCCCATGCGGCACCAAAGCCACCAAAACTTGGGATCAGCCATGCGTTCAACCCCAAATTAACTGACATTCCGATCAGCAGCACTGCTAACAACGGCCGTTGGAAGCGACCGAGGTCAACGAGAGGTTGAATCGCAACGCCGATAAATACAAATGGCAACGAACAGGCGTGGATCTTGAATACCTCGCAGCTGAGGCGATAGCCTTCGCCAAACAGCATCAAGATAAAGATCGGCATAACGAAATAGGCGATTCCCAGGGAGCACCATGTGACGATCGCAATCAAGTTCAAGAACGATTGGTATTCATTGCGAAAGGCTTCAGCGTCTTGCTTGTGTCGCAATGACAATGTCGGAAACAGAGATGACTGCAGTGAAACGGGGATGAAGTACCACAGAGCGGACATGCTGGCCGCGACCGAGTAGGTCCCTGCTTCTTCCGGGGTCTTCAACCAGCGAAGCATCGATAGATCAGCGTTCATATAGAGCGTGACGGCAATACCACTGATCGCTAATGGCCAGCACTCGGCTACCAGTTCACGTAACCGCGAAATCTTGGGCATGCACAGTGTTGGCAGTTGTCCAAGTTTAGCGAGTACCGCAAATAGGCTGAGACCAACACCGATCGAAAATA
The Stieleria sp. JC731 genome window above contains:
- a CDS encoding mercuric reductase, whose amino-acid sequence is MSDRSGTDGEAITMPLIDHFDQQLRDNVHPADWKNPTPDLPYQLVVIGAGTAGLVTAAGAAGLGARVALIEKSLMGGDCLNVGCVPSKAMIRSARVAATIHQADRFGIHVKDTDVGFAEVMRRMRRLRAEISPHDSAKRFSDLGVDVYFGAAAFVDRQTLEIRSETGTNGRLSFKKAVIATGARAKAPDIENLNQVDFLTNETLFSLTELPDRLGIIGAGPIGCEMAQTFARLGSTVALFDRSERLLSHEDPDASDLLKTQFEREGVQLCLGCKDLRVGRVEQGIEILTKESRGPTTVDQLLVATGRAPNIEHLNLEAAGIEATSQGVTVDHHLQTTNPNVFAAGDVCSKTKFTHAADFQARTVIQNALFAIGPFGKKNASKLIIPRVTYTSPEIAHVGLSEQEAADAGVAIQSFVQSMDGVDRAVLDESDMGYVKIHVRSGSDQIVGATVVAEHAGELISEITMAMNTKTGLSKLASHIHPYPTQADAIRKVGDQFNRTKLTPLNKRILAWLMRWNVGR
- a CDS encoding TVP38/TMEM64 family protein, which translates into the protein MKFFVAIGLVVAVIVIWVAFGDQVNLTSLAERESQLRSFQTQHPFGVYAITFVAYVIATGLSLPGAALMTLAIGWYFELLESIVLVSFASTAGATIAFSLSRYLFRQSVEERFGERLKSFNESLEREGPFYLFSLRLIPAVPFFVINAVMGLTPIRTRTFWWVSQLGMLPGTIVYVYAGWSVPDLQKLADEGAAAAFSSQQLSRIFVAFAVLGLFPVVGRWVTKRIRQHRSQASLNGPTQEKTS
- a CDS encoding sulfatase, whose amino-acid sequence is MTNSIFHLPAKHCHRLARYDDKFTIPMLFARKYSTSMDHFSTLVKKFGSVIVAGCTFLLFGISACVGKAEASSPPNIVVIFIDDMGFADPSCFGNPQMKTPNIDRLAQEGTKFTNFYVNSPICSASRVALTTGMYPQRYRIHSFLAARAANRRRLMPDWLDPNVTTLAKLLQQKGYATAHFGKWHMGGGRDVDDAPLPQAYGFDESLVSFEGLGDRILWTKTGNQRLSWKHGRGQILDLPKHKTTETYVDHAIDFIEQHHDSPFYVRVFPNDVHDTHMPSDEQRAKWVNKSANPPDVEFFAVLDEMDRQIGRLLDTIDRLELQHETLVLFTSDNGPTDWPRYYEAGHQPPGFTGPLFGRKWSLYEGGIRMPFIARWNGHIQAGRTDDSTTMAAIDLLPTVASIVDVQSDVQFDGIDMSKAFFGEPIQRESPIFWEYGVHGSILPGNEKHVSPDLAMRDGPWKLLMNVDGSEGKLFNLKADMGETTNVIDQHPDVAAEMRQKLNDWWGEMAAYYPSQAKPN
- a CDS encoding chemotaxis protein CheX — translated: MNQYAKDICTQCIFQSLTELLEYYSEAEVTVQSTSCDSLAAVFNETIECPTIGCETIASMTRLDGTRFSGSLTLTSHACVIAKLCRQELQFAPDWIGELGNQILGRFKNNLLDYGVDTHLGIPLTSRGILLNNVTCPGDQLELKASTNVGNVWVTFALQVAQEESRWRKLPQSAAATAGSLQLF
- a CDS encoding ferrochelatase, which translates into the protein MTDPNSSSSDLPYDSFILVSFGGPEGPDDVMPFLENVLRGKNVPHERMLEVAEHYKGFGGVSPINDQNRELLAAIEKEFSEHGIDLPIYWGNRNWHPLLPDTLRQMKADGRKRSIAFFTSMFSSYSGCRQYRENIADAQDEVGEGAPIVEKVRMGFNHPGFIDSMVDGVQKSVQQLGTQPSQTKVMFTAHSIPMSMADNCDYVKQLEEACRIVAEKAGTPDWKLVYQSRSGPPQQPWLEPDVCDEIEALDSEQKIENLVIVPIGFISDHMEVLYDLDDEAAKLCQDRGIAMSRAATAGVHPSFVSMIRQLVQERIEGSTEKASLGSLGPWHDVCPKDCCTYTPRRPQRP
- a CDS encoding aminotransferase class V-fold PLP-dependent enzyme, translating into MRQHWQLNPEIDYLNHGSFGATPTTVLQARIGYIEQLERDPIEFLAPERDLEPKLDHVRAVVSDLVGCEDESLVFVRNATDGVNAVVRSLKLQPGDEIVITNHGYNACNNAIRFAAETIGAVVRVAQIPFPLQHEDDVIQSVAAVLTERTRLLVVDHVTSPTAIVFPLERLVELAHENKTRILVDGAHAPGMIPIDLRQLGADYYTANHHKWICAPKASGFLYVDKSLHQEVRPTVISHGANKQSDRRSRFHAEFDWPGTYDVTPILAVPAALDFLGTLFPGGLPQLMDRNHDCAIQARKIMNDALGAEAATPEPMVGSMAAVTLAKDKFSSSSDLATFQKHLFDKHRIEVPTFMGPNDTPILRVSMQAYNDLAQVERLADLLRTSI
- a CDS encoding FkbM family methyltransferase; this translates as MFLIDYLYNALRLRTGESLSGESLRMHRVLHRSRWTLGTVRVAGHELTYVDGASAYSAWHAIFLQKLYDFRCGHESPVIIDCGANIGIAVRYWLSRYESPKILAIEPDPAIFETLKQNCDGAANVTLLQSAVSKTGGPLSFCSTGDDAGHLLQNDAGQQTDQKQTNTIAINSAQLSELIEQSDSPIDFLKLDIEGAETEVLKEAASKLDKVRNLFVEYHGFADQQQTLHELLAVLSEAGFRYHLLPELWSPSPYQQIKIDNGMDQRVNVCASRDFNGSAI
- a CDS encoding glycosyltransferase family 2 protein; translation: MIRSVRPSQLFIAADGPRADHASDVAQCELTRKVTENVDWDCQVRRLYRDENLGCQDGVYTAINWFFEHVDFGIILEDDCLADASFFPFCEELGKRYESDERIAVITGDNFQNNQRRGDCSYYFSKFNHCWGWATWRRAWTLYDHNLSCPTGKSDDDVIQSFATRPGETRYWKTIFQRCREGKITAWDYRWTFTVWKHRMLTITPQVNLVQNIGFGSDASNTTGSDSRVPKRHTMEFPLTHPNNVSQHEDADRFCARYWFGVGDPVHFVMGLLQGVAGFLRSIRRKTRGSQRG